A single region of the Bacteroides luhongzhouii genome encodes:
- a CDS encoding uracil-xanthine permease family protein — translation MDSNNLTPLRKGVVGVQFLFVAFGATVLVPLLVGLDPSTALFTAGIGTLIFHAVTRGKVPIFLGSSFAFIAPIIKATELYGLPGTLSGMVGVALVYFLMSALVKWQGVRVIEQLFPPVVIGPVIILIGLSLAGTGVNMAKENWVLALLSLVTAVVVSMKAKGLLKLIPIFCGIAVGYLAAWIFYGLDLSGVRDAAWIGLPQFVFPKFSWEPVLFMIPVAIAPVIEHIGDIYVVNTVTGKDFVKDPGLHRTLLGDGLACFCAGLLGGPPVTTYSEVTGAMSLTKITNPQVIRIAAISAILFSVIGKISALLRSIPSAVLGGIMLLLFGTIACAGIANLVNNCIDLSRTRNIVIVSLTLTVGIGGAAFSWGGFSLSGIGLAALVGVLLNLILPRED, via the coding sequence ATGGATTCAAATAATCTTACACCTTTAAGGAAAGGGGTGGTGGGGGTACAATTCTTGTTTGTGGCTTTCGGAGCTACGGTACTCGTGCCGTTATTGGTAGGGCTCGATCCTTCGACAGCTCTGTTTACAGCAGGTATTGGAACGCTCATTTTTCATGCTGTTACGCGTGGAAAGGTTCCTATCTTTTTGGGGAGTAGTTTCGCGTTTATTGCGCCTATCATTAAAGCGACAGAACTTTATGGGTTGCCCGGTACCTTATCTGGCATGGTTGGAGTTGCATTAGTTTACTTTTTGATGAGTGCGCTTGTCAAATGGCAGGGAGTGCGGGTGATTGAACAGCTGTTTCCTCCTGTTGTCATAGGACCTGTCATTATTCTGATAGGTTTGTCATTGGCGGGAACAGGAGTGAATATGGCAAAAGAGAACTGGGTGCTGGCGCTCCTTTCACTGGTGACTGCGGTTGTTGTTTCGATGAAAGCTAAAGGACTTTTGAAGCTGATTCCTATTTTTTGTGGGATTGCAGTGGGGTATCTGGCTGCATGGATCTTCTATGGTTTGGATTTGTCCGGCGTCAGAGATGCCGCCTGGATTGGATTGCCGCAGTTCGTCTTTCCAAAATTCTCATGGGAACCGGTGTTGTTTATGATTCCGGTAGCTATTGCTCCGGTGATCGAACATATTGGTGATATTTATGTGGTGAATACGGTTACAGGAAAAGATTTCGTGAAAGACCCGGGATTGCACCGTACCTTATTGGGTGATGGTCTGGCCTGTTTCTGTGCCGGATTGCTGGGTGGTCCTCCTGTGACTACCTATTCGGAAGTGACAGGAGCCATGTCATTGACAAAGATTACTAATCCGCAAGTGATCCGAATAGCTGCCATTTCCGCTATCTTATTCTCCGTTATCGGTAAAATCAGCGCATTGCTAAGATCCATACCCAGTGCGGTGTTAGGTGGTATCATGCTGCTGCTTTTCGGAACGATTGCCTGTGCAGGTATTGCTAATCTTGTGAATAACTGTATTGATTTGAGCCGTACAAGAAATATCGTTATTGTGTCTTTGACACTGACTGTCGGGATTGGTGGCGCAGCTTTTAGCTGGGGCGGTTTTTCATTGTCCGGCATCGGACTGGCAGCTTTGGTAGGAGTACTTCTCAATTTGATATTGCCCAGAGAAGATTGA
- a CDS encoding potassium/proton antiporter translates to MIFTAENTLLIGSILLFVSIVVGKTGYRFGVPTLLLFLVVGMLFGSDGLGLQFHDAKDAQFIGMVALSIILFSGGMDTKFREIKPILGPGIVLSTVGVLLTALFTGLFIWWISGMSWSNIYLPITTSLLLASTMSSTDSASVFAILRSQKMNLKHNLRPMLELESGSNDPMAYMLTIVLIQFIQSSGMGIGAIVGSFVIQFIVGAAAGYVLGKLAIRMLNKLNIDNQALYPILLLAFVFFTFSITDLLKGNGYLAVYIAGIMVGNNKIMHRKDIYTFMNGLTWLFQIIMFLCLGLLVNPHEMLEVAAVALLIGVFMIIIGRPLSVFLCLLPFRKITMKSRIFVSWVGLRGAVPIIFATYPVVAGVEGSNLIFNIVFFITIVSLVVQGTTISFIARILNLSKPLEKTGNDFGVELPEEIDSDLSDMTITKNMLEKADTLKDMNLPKGTLVMIVKRGDEFLIPNGTLKLHEGDKLLLISEKSKEEETDSD, encoded by the coding sequence ATGATATTTACAGCAGAAAACACCCTACTTATCGGTTCTATCTTACTTTTCGTCAGCATTGTTGTTGGAAAAACCGGATATCGCTTTGGAGTACCTACTTTATTATTGTTCCTCGTAGTAGGAATGTTGTTTGGAAGTGACGGGCTCGGCCTGCAATTCCACGACGCGAAAGACGCGCAGTTTATCGGTATGGTCGCCCTTAGCATTATCCTTTTCTCGGGAGGTATGGATACGAAATTCAGAGAAATCAAACCTATTTTAGGTCCCGGTATCGTGCTTTCCACTGTCGGAGTACTGCTCACAGCTCTTTTCACCGGGCTCTTTATCTGGTGGATATCAGGTATGAGCTGGTCTAACATTTATTTACCTATCACTACTTCCCTGCTTCTAGCCTCTACCATGTCGTCTACGGACTCAGCTTCGGTGTTCGCCATTCTCCGTTCACAGAAGATGAATTTAAAACACAACCTTCGTCCCATGCTGGAACTGGAGAGCGGAAGTAATGACCCGATGGCCTATATGCTTACCATTGTACTGATACAGTTCATTCAGTCGTCGGGTATGGGAATCGGAGCTATCGTGGGGTCTTTCGTCATCCAGTTTATCGTCGGTGCGGCTGCCGGATATGTACTCGGAAAGCTCGCTATCCGAATGTTGAATAAGCTCAATATTGACAATCAGGCCTTGTATCCTATCTTATTACTGGCATTTGTGTTTTTCACGTTCTCCATCACCGACTTACTGAAAGGTAACGGATACCTTGCCGTATATATTGCCGGTATCATGGTAGGAAACAATAAAATCATGCATCGTAAGGATATCTACACCTTTATGAACGGACTAACCTGGTTGTTTCAAATCATCATGTTCCTTTGCCTGGGACTGCTTGTTAATCCACACGAGATGTTGGAAGTAGCTGCCGTGGCATTGTTGATTGGTGTCTTTATGATTATTATCGGCCGGCCGTTAAGCGTATTCCTCTGTCTGCTTCCATTCCGGAAAATTACGATGAAATCACGTATTTTCGTGTCCTGGGTAGGATTGCGCGGCGCAGTTCCTATTATCTTCGCCACCTATCCGGTAGTGGCAGGCGTAGAGGGTTCAAACCTCATCTTCAACATTGTATTCTTTATTACCATCGTGTCATTGGTGGTACAGGGAACAACGATTTCTTTCATAGCCCGGATCTTGAATCTTTCCAAACCGCTGGAAAAAACAGGAAATGATTTCGGAGTCGAACTCCCGGAAGAAATAGACTCTGATCTTAGTGATATGACCATCACCAAAAACATGCTGGAAAAAGCGGATACATTGAAAGATATGAATCTCCCGAAAGGCACACTGGTAATGATTGTGAAGCGTGGAGATGAATTCCTGATTCCCAACGGAACGCTGAAACTGCATGAAGGAGATAAACTGCTGCTTATCTCCGAAAAATCAAAAGAAGAAGAAACAGATTCTGACTAA
- a CDS encoding long-chain fatty acid--CoA ligase, whose product MEQEHQFIDYIEQSIIKNWDKDALTDYKGITLQYKDVARKIAKFHIVLESAGIQPGDKIAVCGRNSAHWAVTFLATITYGAVIVPILHEFKADNIHNIVNHSEAKLLFVGDQAWENLNEDAMPLLEGIASLADFSALVSRNEKLTYAFEHRNAIYGQQYPKNFRPEHICYRKDRPEELAIINYTSGTTGYSKGVMLPYRSLWSNVAYCFEMLPVKPGDHIVSMLPMGHVFGMVYDFLYGFSAGAHIYFLTRMPSPKIISQSFSEIKPRVISCVPLIVEKIIKKDILPKVDSKIGKLLLKVPIVNDKIKSLARQAAMEIFGGNFDEIIIGGAPFNAEVEAFLKKIGFPYTIAYGMTECGPIICSSRWETLKIASCGKATSRMEVRIDSPDPNTHAGEIVCRGMNMMLGYYKNPEATAQIIDANGWLHTGDLGTLDEEGYVTVRGRSKNLLLTSSGQNIYPEEIESKLNNMPYVAESLIVLQHEKLVALIYPDFDDAFAHGLQQTDIQKVMEQNRIELNQLLPNYSQISKIKIHFEEFEKTAKKSIKRFMYQEAKG is encoded by the coding sequence ATGGAACAAGAACATCAGTTCATTGATTATATTGAGCAAAGCATCATCAAAAACTGGGACAAGGATGCCTTAACTGACTATAAAGGAATTACCCTTCAATATAAGGATGTAGCGCGTAAAATCGCTAAATTTCACATTGTTTTGGAAAGTGCCGGCATCCAGCCGGGAGATAAAATTGCTGTTTGCGGACGTAACAGTGCTCATTGGGCAGTTACTTTCCTGGCAACGATTACTTACGGAGCCGTTATTGTTCCTATTTTGCATGAATTCAAGGCAGATAATATTCATAATATCGTCAACCATTCCGAAGCCAAATTACTTTTCGTCGGCGACCAGGCTTGGGAGAATCTGAATGAGGATGCCATGCCTTTATTAGAGGGGATTGCTTCGCTGGCAGATTTCTCGGCATTAGTTTCCCGCAATGAAAAACTCACTTATGCTTTTGAACACCGGAATGCGATTTACGGTCAACAGTATCCCAAGAACTTCCGCCCGGAACATATTTGCTACCGGAAGGATCGTCCGGAAGAACTGGCTATTATCAATTATACTTCCGGCACCACAGGTTACTCTAAAGGAGTGATGCTCCCCTATCGCAGTCTTTGGTCGAATGTGGCTTACTGCTTCGAGATGCTTCCTGTTAAGCCGGGCGATCATATCGTTTCTATGTTACCTATGGGGCATGTGTTCGGAATGGTCTATGATTTCCTATACGGATTTTCTGCAGGTGCGCACATCTATTTCCTGACGCGTATGCCGTCTCCGAAAATCATTTCTCAATCTTTCTCTGAAATCAAACCAAGAGTGATTTCCTGCGTGCCATTGATTGTGGAAAAGATTATTAAGAAAGATATTCTTCCTAAAGTAGACAGCAAAATCGGCAAATTATTGCTTAAAGTGCCTATTGTGAACGATAAAATCAAATCACTGGCACGGCAGGCCGCCATGGAAATCTTCGGCGGAAACTTTGATGAGATTATTATCGGAGGTGCCCCTTTCAATGCTGAAGTTGAGGCCTTCCTTAAAAAGATAGGGTTCCCCTACACAATCGCTTACGGTATGACCGAATGTGGTCCGATTATATGCTCCAGCCGTTGGGAAACACTAAAAATTGCTTCTTGCGGAAAGGCAACCAGTCGGATGGAGGTCCGCATTGACTCGCCGGATCCGAACACGCATGCCGGAGAAATCGTATGTAGAGGAATGAACATGATGCTGGGATATTACAAAAATCCGGAAGCTACCGCGCAAATTATTGATGCTAACGGCTGGCTGCATACCGGTGACCTCGGCACGTTGGATGAAGAAGGTTATGTAACAGTTCGCGGACGTAGCAAAAACCTGCTTCTCACCTCTAGCGGGCAGAACATCTATCCGGAAGAAATTGAAAGCAAGCTGAACAATATGCCATATGTTGCGGAATCATTGATTGTCTTACAGCATGAGAAGTTGGTAGCACTGATTTATCCGGATTTTGATGACGCTTTCGCTCATGGATTGCAGCAGACGGATATTCAGAAAGTGATGGAACAAAACCGTATCGAGTTGAATCAGCTGCTTCCCAACTATTCTCAAATAAGCAAAATAAAGATCCATTTCGAGGAATTTGAAAAGACTGCGAAAAAGTCAATCAAACGCTTTATGTATCAGGAAGCAAAGGGATAA